The region CGTACTTCATGAGCAGGATCAATTTCAACCATGACTTTAAACAAATCTACAGTCTGGATTTTTATTCTTGTAACTAATGCAGCTGTAGTGCTTTTAGTTAAGACACTTCTGGACATAACTGAAGCTTGTAAACAAAGGTAATGAGGAGGGCAACACAGGTTTAATGCACTAAGTGGCAAACTTTTGTTGGTTCCGGCAAAAACTGTCAAACACCCGCGACACAGGGTTCAGCATTACATGCATCGGCGGCTCTTTCATCTCTTTGAGTACAGACAATGAAAAAGGCGTAACTTTAAAAggttgaagaaaaaaattaaatattatgttGACTACAAGCATAAAGAATTTTGTATTCAAGCATACACAGAATGAAAAGGTTATTAACAGCTGATTCGATGTAGGAGCCGTCGATAAAAACATCCACGCCTCCAAAGGGCCACAAACCGTCTACTGACAAGTTCACTGAGGATGGGAAGCCGGTGATACATGATGGAATCAGGACGTAGGAGAAAGGGAAACTTCAGCTGTCGGGGAGGAGATGGTGGTTGCGAGGTTATAGGTTGAGTTCGGAGATGATGCCTGAGGCAACGCTAAAGGGCTGTAAATGGGCCGGGCAGAGATGGTTGAAGAAGGGGAGTGTAGGGCAGCCGAGGCTGTCGTTGGGGAGTCCGAGCTAACCTCGTCCCCTTCCTCTGAGTCCCATACTTCACTTTGCAAGTAGTCTGCAAATAAGGCCTTGGCTCGTTGTAGCACCCTGCTCAGGTTGTGGCGCCGCACAAGGCGATCAAAGTGCATGGCTAACTCATTGTAATCCAGGCTGTTCTTGATGATGTGGTCTCGGTGCTCAAGCAGGATGGACAGGCACAGGAACAGCATAAAGGGGTTGCCTTTGCCGAACTCTTGAGGAGGTGGCAGGGAGCACGGTTTGATGCTGGTGGTCTCGGCTTTTGTGGAACTGGGCGTGTTAGCTGTGGTGTTTGGGGATTTGTTGCCAGGTGAAGAGAGGTTGTTGGAGGACGCCCTGCTGCCCGGCAGCGAGGGGCCTCTTCCGAAAGACAAAATGGGTGAGGAGAGTAGGGATCGGTTCTGAGTGGGGGAGGGAGACGCGACAGATGTTTTTACAGTGGGGGTCATGGGCGAGATGATCCTGGTACTGCTGAGCACTTGGGCAGAGGAGGACAGGACTTCTTGGACAGTTCTCGGTAAGGCCTCTCTTCCATTGGTTGTTGATTTTGGAGGAGATTTTGGAGGAGAGTCTGGAGAAGCACCTGGCCAGCTGGAAGGTGAAGCTGAAGATGTAGAGGAGCCAGTGTTCCACGTTGGGAGGCCATTGGGTAACAGGGAAGGTGATGACATTGGAGAGAAaccattttcacagttttttatgAGAGGTGTTCTTTCTTCTGGGTCGTCCTCACTGTCCATTGTGGACTGGCGCGTCGGGATGCTTGATTTGGAAGACCACACACCCTGTTGTTGCTCCATGTCAAAGCTATCTTCATTTCGGGCGGTATAGTATTTAAACTCTCCAAAACTAGTTTGTCTCTCAAAAGGAGGAGCCTGCAAATCAGCTTTTTCTGTGGTCACTTGAGGGATATCACAATCAGCGCCTTCGCTTTCCTTTCCAGCGCTGAAGTTctgcctctttttctcttctgtgaCAGCGATCCTGCTGGCATCTGGTTCTTCTCTTGAAGGTCTCAGCATGTGTCGCCTCCGCTTCTCTTTTTGTTCCTGATCGTCTGCTTGGCAGTTCTCAGCTGTCTTGTCCTTGTCTGTGCATTGTGCCATTGTTTCATCCGACTCTAGCGGTGGTCCCAGAAGTTCCACTTCGGTTTCAGGAGGATCTGGAGGCAAGGAGCTCCAAGTCACCTCCAGCATCCTCAGAGCGTCATCGAACGCAAACTCTCGCTTGAGCTCCAGAAGCAGCCAGCGGTAACAGAAGAAGAGGTCATCAGCTCCTCGGGAGACCAGATAGGAGTAAAATTCAGGATCTGAGTACTGCAGGAGCAGCTTTAGATGCTGGAACTTAATAGACATGAGCTGCCCGTCTGGCCGGAAGTTTCCCTCCAAGCGTTTCATGATGCCACAAAAGCAAATGAAGGCGTGCGCTTCATTGTCCATGACTGCGAGTATAGGGGAGGCAATGTCACTCATGCCTTGACAGTATGAtatctgaaaaacaacaaaacgttacacagtgtacagtgtgaaaagaaaagcaggatgAAGCTTTCACACGTTGCAGTATGATAGTGAGATCTTAActgaatctttattttttacttgtaAATGTTGAAAGCTAAACCTAATTATATTCATTTAGGGATTTGGTAAATGAATTTGGATTTGATGAAACGCTTTTGGCCCTCAACACAGGAACAAGCCCTAGCTCTATCCCACCTGTGGATGTGTGATGGCGAAGGTGGTGAGCAGATCTGTGAGGGCAGTCAGATGTGGACTGTCCTCTGAGCCGGCGTAGTATGGGTGGGCCCGGTCCGTCCTCAGGACATCTTTGAGAACGTTCCCTCGGATGAATTCAAGGTCTTCCTGGCTGGCACGGGCCGTCCACTCACTCTTCAGCTGGTCATACTCCCTCGTCTTGCGCTTCATGTAGTCCATTCTTTCCTGTCCACTCAGTCCATCAGGGTAGACATTAAGGAGATACCGCCAAACAACCTGAAACAACAGCAGACAATGTTAAAGTTAATCCATTATTACttgattttaattcattcataaacTACAGATGAGataatacaatatattaatGTATGATTTAGCTTTTTATATATGTAACAGTTCAGACAGTAAGTATTTGGACAGTAACACGTTTTGTTCTTCAAGCTCTGTGCTTCAGCACTTTccaattggaaataaaataatgtatattacattaatgtttaagTCTTTGCTAGAATTTGAATAGGTTTACATCAATAAAGAAAGAAGTGTGTGAACGTAAAGCCCTTTTAACACAGTGCCCAACGTTTAGGGGTTCAAATGTCTGTTAATATGAGGAGTAAAGAGGTGTCCACGCAATAATAAAgctgaaaaaagcaaaaaatctaTCAGAGAGATATCAAAAGGTAGTTGGTTGGACAAAATTAAACACATAGACAAAGAAAGCGGTAGAGTTCTGGAACAAAAGATCTATGCAATGATGAAAGTAAAATCTACCCTATCAAAATGATGGAAAGAGGAAAgtgtggagaaaaaaggaacagcTCAAACACCTGATCACTATCAGACTGAGTCTATCTATTCCACCTGCTGTAGACCAGactaaagacagagagagaacatgacAAGTCAGTGAACAGTGAATGTCTAAGGGAACATCACCAAATAAAAGTGTCAGCTGCTGTCTATAGTCCTGTTTCCATTAAGAAAGTtctgggtaaaatttaggaggcaggaactttacaggaacatcatctcactcggtcctctcagctgttgtgtctccattgcagagttaggaccttgataggacccaccggactctggaggtgatgtcatcattctgcaacagtttcgaGTGTCGCGTAATCGTTTTATTTTGGTGCTTTCTGTTGACAtcacatcccgctttgagtacacccaatcagcaccgagtcaacctcaagccccacccaggaatgTTTCAGGGCCGCATAGAGTACAATCCCCCGAGACAGGGACTCATTTTGCCCGTTGTAAAAGTTCtaggagattgtccttcaggggcgGGTCCTGCTATGGAGACGTGCCAACAGTCACGGCCCCTTAAAAATTACCCCGAAATTCCTGCAGTGGAACCCGCCCTTATGAGTCCAAGACTTCAGACACTCATTGATTGCAATGgattttaaactaaatgttaCATATGATGATTCTGTTCGACTTTATGTACATCTGTCCAATTACCTTTCAACCCCTGAACTTTGTGCACCATGTGTTAAAAGCGTTCCCACACAGTTCTTTCTATATTGAAAATCttctcaaattaaagctgaaacatGGCACTTTAATTTAGTAtccattgtttcatttcaaaataaatgtgctgAAGCTCAGagcctgaagaacaaaacatgtgCAACAGTTCAAATACTTTTGATTTGGACTGTATGTGTTATTATTTGGCACACAGAGAGAATTGTTTCTTctgtgggggtggaggggtttCATTTTCTTGGGGAAAACTGAATTATCACAAATGATATCACTGTTCACGACAAATGACTAATGACTGTCTCAATCGGCATAAATAAAGGTTTCTGATTGCAGTATATTATGGTTTCTTTTCTTGCTCAAACATTGTGCTAGTTATCAAAACTAGAACTCAAATCATTATCGAATAAATGTAGCAGACCAACACTGTTTACTGTCTGCAGAACGTGAGATTAGTAATGCAATGCTATAAAAATACATGTGCTGCACCTTGCGCAGTGAAGGCTCTACACCACCATGGTAGATCCTCAGTCTCAGCTCCTCAGGTCGTGTCAGCTGACCCTGTCCATTGAGATAACTGTGAAACTCAGCGTCGGTCAGGGGGGGCTTGAAAGGCTTGATCTCCTCCCCGTAAGACCAGCTGAAGACCTGTTGAACTTTGGACAGGGTGCGGCCCACCTGAACACAAGTCAAACAACACAAGGATGATTAAAGCCCCTGACTTGTAGAGaggagaagataaaaaaaaaaaaaaaaatgtgaggaAGTTAAAGAAGGCAGTGACACCTGGGACAGAAAAGACTGGGTCAAGGGAAGAGCTGCAGAGGCCAAAGACCTCGTCTTGTCTGACAGAAGCTGCTCAGAGCCAATCACATCTTTGGGGCTGATGATGTCCCAGTCCTCCATTACAGGACCTGCAGTTGAACAAACAGTAATAGACTTGTAAATGTACCAGAAGCAATCAACAACCTGTATTTTACACTCTGTAGTTAATATATGTGAGGGTTTTGTTGTCATACTTTGTAAATATCCCTCAGAACACATAAATTATACTTAGATACACATTGGACATGATAAGGATATATGGAAACACTGGTGTTCTTACTGTCTTCTGACGGCTTTATGTCCATCTTCAGCTGTAGATACGGCTTGGCTGCACTGACAAATGCAACATCTAAATCCCAGTCAGACAACAGACCCAAATATATTTCAGCACCACTCCGATCCCGAGACAGGTAACTGATCCCAAAAGTCCGCCTCCTGGTTTGAAAGAACAAATGAACACAGAATATTGAGACGACCATATTTCAACTCTCATCAGAACCAGCTTTGCGTGTATAGAGCAGCTGATCACTCTTACCCGTTCAAATCGAAGGCTCTAATGAGGATGTGCTGCAAGACCTCCAGCGATGTTATCTGAGGATCAACAGCAAAGGAACGGAACTCCACAGGAAGCACCCCGTCACATTTCTGAAACACATGACATCATGAACTATCATAATTGAAGAGTGTCAAAAAATGATGGAGAGGAGGTGACAACAACAGTCTCACTTACATACTATGATATAACTCCACTAAGTTGTATAGTACTACTATATTGTTGGATACAAAGGGTAGACTGAGATGAACATACAGTTGGTTTTAAATATCTATAGACCAAAAGGACAAATGTCTGAGCTGGATACGGTGCTGCTGCTTAGACTTGTAGCCAGTTCttcccagtggtcacttgtAGTATTGCAGCTAAAAAGACCCTgcagcccaaaaagcattttccctaAAGACCACCAATGTAAAAGAGATGTCTGCAAAACTGTTGCCAGTACACTTTGAAATGCAAACAATGTCAAATATGACTttttctattatgaatttttgatccatggaggctTTATATTTGTAAAAGTTTTCTCAAGCcaagaaaaacaatttaaaaatctgtgacatcatcacaatgtaaagtctgtgggctgaGTGGGAACTCGCAGGCAGGACCAGTGAGAGCATATTCAGTGGGCCACATAACATGGAAGCAAACCCAGAggctagaaactttttttggcaTATGTGCTAGACGAGCAATTCTTATAGGACTGAATGCACATTTTCAGTCCAGCGTTTAGCCTTTATAATACATCTATGATCACACACTGTGCACAGGGCGCCAAAGTGCCAGAAGGGGCACCAGCAGAGCATAATGATCATCATGTCAAATGAATGTCACCATGTGAACTTCCTATCACTGTACAGCTGTTAGTGGCTCAGACTGGCTTCCTACCAAACTTTCATTGTATCATTACAGACATGAACACACTAAAAGCAGGACAAGTGTAAGGAACTTATACCTGTATGTAGATGAATAACTGTTCTGGCAAATAGCACAATCTGTTATCCACGTGTAAACTAaaggacaatctgacaaacaaAACTCAAAGCACAATATGAACACCTGTTATAAAAGGActtagggcgcactcacactagggccagttgttccgtaccgtgctgaagcacggatgtcccccctcccctgtcccccgctgggcTGCACTCACATTATCCCAAccgtaccgtactcaagcacggttacctCCCACACATTGCGCagaaacatatagacagtttactctcataaaacatgcacaagtGTGTGAACTCGTGCTGTGctccggtaaaacacaacacagccgatcaattaacacaacgcattatgattaaaaagtgcaagcttgttcttctgagtcatgcctgtgtagtatgcagtactagatactagtgtaaaaaagactctagtaaaagcagacgtactgattcaactctttatgccagtaaaagtaagacttagtctaatgacttagaagtcgccaaatgacttactttaacgaatttcgtaagtttatataatgcagatttgtaaaatattacttttatgaaggtcacagtcagataataaacttagcatttcataattgtggtagcagcggtgcagcagatgtaatgaagtccacgcagcacgctggatgcaaactaatattaagcctatagccttttcattataatgttgatggacataaattgagttcttttgccttaataatgatacaataatacacaacaaatggttggattgggaacccatatatgcataatggttccacatttagtgttgcttgtgaaatgaccagggctcagctagtgtttgCCTTTTTaagtgtaccgtgcctaagcacacctcttccaaccgtaccgtgccagggaagtgtaccgtactcaagcacggtacacttgcactcacactagccaaataatacggattttagggggcaaacgtgcttgggcacggtacgattgcctagtgtgagtacgcccttacAGGCATTTACAGGTAATACACAACAACTCTACTAACATGATACTTCCTTAAGCTGTTAAGAGGTTGTTGACCTCAGTAGCtgttgtaaacacaacactaaaACTGACAAAATGCTGATTCAACTATAAGTTTAAGCAAAAGACATAGATCTATATTAAGGAGCATGTAGACGGTGTGGCTGAGGTAAAGTAGGGTTTACCTAACCTTATTAGCACTTCATCCATGCTCACAAACCAATTTTAAAGTCATCAGCAGATTCTCACATATTGATGTACTGACTTGACGGCAGAGGCCGTCAGCTGAGGCAAGTCTGACAGTGACATCACTAGATCAACCAATATTTTATGTACTGTCAAAAGCACTTAACCTTGGATAATAATGCTGATAACTGATTTGCTTTAATCTTCATCGTGATaattatgtgtaatgtgtatttgGAGTACATTTGCTTAAACCTAAAGCCACATCAAGACAAAAGTTTGACTTGTAGTTGAATCAGCATTCTGTCAGTTTTAGTTCTGTGTTTACCACAGTTACTGTGGTCAACAAGCTCTCAACAGCTTAAGGAAGCATCATGTTAGTAGAGTTGTTGTGTATAACCTGTATGTTTTCAAAAGTCTGTAAGTCATTTTATAACAGGTTTTCATATTGTggtttgaggtttttttgttgGATTGTCCTTTAGTTTACATTTGGATAACAGATTGTGCCTTTAAGACAGTTTAATTAGGCCCAATAAATATTACTTCAGTTATCTTTGAAAGTCATCTTAATATTATTAGTATCATTTTATAATATCCATGAATTTCTCATTTATTCAAAACACTGTgtttacgtttttttttttaagtgtttatttataatttgcATATGTTTTAGTTccttaaattatgttttttatgtgttcaaAAGTAGCATttggaaaaagagaaacagagagacaacatTTTTCATAGGGCCCCCAAACGGCTAGACGCGGCCCCTTTACAGACGGTCCCTAACTTCTCGTCAGGTTCTCGCTATGCTTCAGCTCCGCTTACCGTGACGTCAACATGTCACCTGCAGCGTcagcagagctttttttttctataatgatGTCATTTCACTACATGTCACACAACATTTACTGAGAATGAAACTCGTCGAATGTGTTAATGTCCAACATCAGTGTctcgtgcgcacacacacacacacgcacgcgcttGCTGGAAAGGCAGGTGACGTCAGCTGTGAGGATGTTGAACTGTTCAGTATGATGCTGCTACATGAAGGGTTAAAGTTAACGAGGACTCTTAATGGATAATAGCAGGGTGCCAGGTGTAGCCCGCTGTTCCCTTCAGTGTTAATAACATGACAGGTCTAATGGTCAGTTAGCGTTAgcacctgctgctgtcaaacACTGCAGCGACAACAAACAATGGTGGTGTAAACACAATGGATATTGCGCAGGTAGAAGTCGCTCTCTCAAACACACGGCTCTCGGTTACCGACAGAGTTCCGTGTATTCTGTGTCTACGTTAAACAGTCCAGAGTGTATGACAGACAGCTagaaacattaaacacacagtagAGGAAACAGGACAGCAGGACAGCTAGCTAACGAGCTGACGTTGGCAGACTGTTTGTTACTCATATGATCCTCCTACCTTTACTTTGACTCGAAccacccccctctcctcctcacccgCCATCGTAAACACTCCGTTTTAGAACAGGACGGGGTCTTCTGGgtttttgttgtctttctaCACCGACATGGTGATCAATAACATCATAGAGATAGAAGCACTACCGAGTTCCTCTATTTTTCAGTCTTCCTCGGCTTTGATTTGACAAAGGTTTAAAACTGCGTTACCGCCATCTACTGGTCGTCACTTTATCATGTGCTCACCatagaccatagactgtatgctcaccaaacTAAAAACTATAAGCAGTTAGACAAATGTAGTATTTGGGTGGAATGAACCTTTCAAACTATAAGTAGTTAGACACAGTAATATTTGGGTGggataaacctttaaaactataagtagTTAGTCAAAGTAATATTTGGGTGggataaacctttaaaactataagtagTTAGTCAAAGTAATATTTGGGTgcaataaacctttaaaactataagtagTTAGTCAAAGTAATATTTGGGtggaataaacctttaaaactagAGTCCTAGAAATGCGGCCCTGAATCCGCAGCCTCTGGTATTGCAGGAACATAGTATAGTCACCAACACCTGAAAGCACCACATGGACCACACTGGTAAAAACCACAAATACATTCACCCAGCACTTCTTTATCCACACCTGTGCAAactaatatatttaatacaacagctctgccataaagtctacttttacaaagcttacacattttcagtctgtCCTCAAGAAATCAGTGACAAACAGGACAGGATGGGTTTACGACAGATATGgacaaatagatttttatttcatttatttaattcctTCCTGAACCTAAGTCCACTAATTAACCTCTTTTTAGTATATAGAAGGCAtcttaatgaaatgaaaaaatatgtgcaCATTCATagagattctggatttttcaattAGGGAAGAGAATGACAAGAATTTAAATATGgtattttttgtggaaaaaccatattacacacattattcaaagcagaggattttcaaatgtcttaaaatatgcCTCGAGTGTTGAGGAATTTTCTGTT is a window of Scomber scombrus chromosome 10, fScoSco1.1, whole genome shotgun sequence DNA encoding:
- the tbc1d25 gene encoding TBC1 domain family member 25; translation: MAGEEERGVVRVKVKKCDGVLPVEFRSFAVDPQITSLEVLQHILIRAFDLNGRRTFGISYLSRDRSGAEIYLGLLSDWDLDVAFVSAAKPYLQLKMDIKPSEDSPVMEDWDIISPKDVIGSEQLLSDKTRSLASAALPLTQSFLSQVGRTLSKVQQVFSWSYGEEIKPFKPPLTDAEFHSYLNGQGQLTRPEELRLRIYHGGVEPSLRKVVWRYLLNVYPDGLSGQERMDYMKRKTREYDQLKSEWTARASQEDLEFIRGNVLKDVLRTDRAHPYYAGSEDSPHLTALTDLLTTFAITHPQISYCQGMSDIASPILAVMDNEAHAFICFCGIMKRLEGNFRPDGQLMSIKFQHLKLLLQYSDPEFYSYLVSRGADDLFFCYRWLLLELKREFAFDDALRMLEVTWSSLPPDPPETEVELLGPPLESDETMAQCTDKDKTAENCQADDQEQKEKRRRHMLRPSREEPDASRIAVTEEKKRQNFSAGKESEGADCDIPQVTTEKADLQAPPFERQTSFGEFKYYTARNEDSFDMEQQQGVWSSKSSIPTRQSTMDSEDDPEERTPLIKNCENGFSPMSSPSLLPNGLPTWNTGSSTSSASPSSWPGASPDSPPKSPPKSTTNGREALPRTVQEVLSSSAQVLSSTRIISPMTPTVKTSVASPSPTQNRSLLSSPILSFGRGPSLPGSRASSNNLSSPGNKSPNTTANTPSSTKAETTSIKPCSLPPPQEFGKGNPFMLFLCLSILLEHRDHIIKNSLDYNELAMHFDRLVRRHNLSRVLQRAKALFADYLQSEVWDSEEGDEVSSDSPTTASAALHSPSSTISARPIYSPLALPQASSPNSTYNLATTISSPTAEVSLSPTS